A single region of the Legionella oakridgensis ATCC 33761 = DSM 21215 genome encodes:
- a CDS encoding ankyrin repeat domain-containing protein, whose amino-acid sequence MPLHLSEATETITITETVETIKAKLFNFVNGSYELTGADKTFIQANPQILSELNVDGMGNTYLLAAIAKNHTASALAIIPLCTTEALAKPDEVDFCRNSPLLLAMKKGNREVALALIEKDPSLVHATDPKGMTPLHWAAILRDDELIKKLLDAGAQDCPCNALAGVPGLTAKELYEKEFTPEDIALRAGGGGPDAENSYHLNMPCLSDLFWHALDVAKNRGLSESVSTAVPLSGVALSDVYTTTPLGRQISAASRTAFIAQRNAVEPQQDVISRLNDALRQPESTDENSPNVEVGTVSPNSPNAENSSNNDSSNNVDMKHEKKGQSDQLLRGIIETYKKQYRSIKATSSEENVSQYLKPKL is encoded by the coding sequence ATGCCTTTACATCTTTCTGAAGCAACTGAAACAATTACAATCACTGAAACTGTTGAAACGATAAAAGCGAAATTGTTTAATTTTGTGAATGGCTCTTATGAACTTACCGGCGCAGATAAAACATTCATACAAGCAAACCCTCAGATACTAAGCGAGCTTAATGTAGACGGGATGGGTAATACTTATTTATTAGCGGCCATTGCTAAAAATCATACGGCAAGCGCATTGGCAATTATTCCTCTTTGTACAACAGAAGCGCTAGCAAAACCAGATGAAGTTGATTTTTGTCGAAATAGTCCTTTACTTTTGGCAATGAAAAAAGGTAACAGAGAGGTTGCACTGGCATTAATTGAGAAAGATCCATCATTAGTTCATGCGACGGATCCCAAAGGCATGACACCCCTGCATTGGGCGGCTATTTTACGAGATGATGAACTCATTAAAAAATTACTTGATGCTGGTGCGCAAGATTGTCCTTGTAATGCGTTAGCAGGAGTACCAGGATTAACGGCAAAAGAGCTGTATGAAAAAGAATTCACACCCGAAGATATTGCTTTAAGAGCAGGTGGAGGTGGTCCAGATGCAGAAAACAGCTATCACTTAAATATGCCATGCTTGTCTGACCTATTTTGGCATGCGCTTGATGTTGCCAAAAATCGTGGTTTGAGTGAAAGTGTATCTACTGCTGTGCCATTATCTGGGGTTGCACTTTCTGATGTTTATACGACCACACCCCTGGGCCGACAAATTTCAGCTGCATCAAGAACGGCTTTTATTGCTCAACGTAATGCCGTTGAGCCACAACAAGATGTGATATCCAGATTAAATGATGCGCTGAGGCAACCAGAGTCTACCGATGAAAATTCACCGAATGTGGAGGTTGGTACGGTAAGCCCCAACTCCCCGAACGCAGAAAATTCATCAAATAATGATTCTTCAAATAATGTAGATATGAAGCATGAAAAAAAGGGGCAGTCTGATCAGCTGCTTCGTGGAATAATTGAAACGTATAAAAAGCAATACCGGTCCATAAAAGCAACCTCTTCTGAGGAAAACGTATCACAATACTTGAAGCCAAAACTATAA
- a CDS encoding helicase HerA-like domain-containing protein: MAATSLKSILRSIIELESQGGYELFGKPSFDVHDLLQVNSQGIGVASILRLMNLQDKPKLFSTFMLGLLNSVYSAFSEISDSDKPKLVIFILHNKRKNFYKQPSLILVLIDTLRSMMRLIFRFFFLHKFWS, encoded by the coding sequence TTGGCAGCGACTTCTCTCAAATCAATTTTACGCTCTATTATTGAATTGGAATCCCAAGGAGGCTATGAATTATTTGGTAAGCCCTCTTTCGATGTGCACGATTTGCTACAAGTAAATTCTCAGGGGATAGGAGTTGCCTCTATTCTGAGACTAATGAACTTGCAGGATAAGCCAAAATTATTTTCTACTTTTATGCTGGGACTACTGAATTCCGTCTATTCAGCTTTTTCGGAAATTAGCGACTCAGATAAACCTAAGCTGGTTATTTTCATTTTACATAATAAACGTAAAAATTTTTATAAGCAGCCCTCATTGATATTGGTATTGATTGATACGCTACGATCAATGATGCGGTTGATCTTTAGATTCTTCTTCCTGCATAAGTTCTGGAGTTGA
- a CDS encoding autotransporter outer membrane beta-barrel domain-containing protein yields MDMLIRPYFPNIKSPVLKAIVAIVLAFTVDIAVAAPCPMYITTSIPGVCEVTSGSVTVTNTGSVGGIEANDSSIGSIRVLKGGHIVDSNNAGSGITIEDSTVSGNISNAGSISAYDTGIAIFHGSSVTGEISNTGSISTATGSGIVVEESTVSGGILNAGSISAYDTGIAIFHDSPVTGGISNVGSISTATGSGILVEESTVSGSISNTGSMSAGDTGIAIFFHSFITEGISNTGPLSAANGSGIVVEESTVLEGISNTSSISAHDAGIAVFFHSLITEGISNAGMISATDGSGIVVEESTISGSISNVGSISAHDAGIAVFFHSFVRDIFNTGPISTINGSGIVVEESTVSGNIFNAALVFAHDAGIAVFGRSSVSGGISNAGLLSAATGSGILVEDSTVSQGISNMGLISAQDAGIAIFRDSSITGGISNGGTIQGGQYAIFVDNTSRVSKLDIIGQRARIIGNVFAENTDVNITAGAHFTSEGAFNVQNFNIQSAAFFNMANSITTGTLVNRGILSLGVHSQSLAGTGHYTQEATGLLQIGAKNTTNYGKLSAAGTVNLTNSGAFDVQLTSDSSFRSGNVLYNVIRGNLLTPPTDDYTVTDNSYLWTFTAETNADNGVNLTIKPNPEAYFACSGTYCANAASVIIGQVTSGNTSFSPFVPLPTATDFCTAAAQSTPELFNENIQITRLISRSVMDNLPMWSTLHGRPIDDNMLYQPGQFWLKPYASFISQQQRTSVNGYHANAYGVMFGKDMQLPDNGIFGAALAGGYDKVQGKTVLDGQSIKTNAYQAFIYATNYFPNNVYLTGEGSLGLGFNNSERFMPLFNSTAKGNYHSWFTNFTAELGRGYALTQRLLFTPALNASYMYVNQTGFTENGSVMALKVQGNNNNSFLLGADTHLAYHVATSFASQSVILTAHAGIAYDVLNNQPVTAATFLAGGPTFSTYGIQYDDVICRAGIGLSLGRPKSPFSLTMKYDLQNGNDGYSGFLSMILKYKN; encoded by the coding sequence ATGGACATGCTCATAAGACCTTATTTTCCTAATATTAAATCTCCTGTCCTCAAAGCTATTGTAGCTATTGTTCTTGCATTTACGGTTGATATCGCTGTGGCAGCACCTTGTCCAATGTATATTACTACCTCCATCCCTGGCGTCTGCGAGGTTACAAGTGGGAGCGTTACCGTTACAAATACAGGTAGTGTCGGTGGTATCGAGGCTAATGATAGCAGCATAGGCAGCATTCGAGTTCTTAAGGGTGGACATATAGTTGACAGTAATAATGCTGGCTCGGGGATTACTATTGAGGACTCGACGGTTTCAGGAAATATTTCCAATGCGGGTTCAATTTCTGCATATGATACGGGGATTGCAATTTTTCACGGTTCATCTGTAACTGGGGAAATTTCTAATACAGGTTCGATTTCTACAGCAACTGGTTCGGGGATTGTAGTCGAAGAATCTACTGTCTCAGGAGGTATTTTAAATGCAGGCTCAATTTCCGCATATGATACGGGGATTGCGATTTTTCATGATTCGCCTGTAACCGGCGGTATTTCTAATGTGGGCTCAATTTCCACGGCAACTGGCTCAGGAATTTTGGTTGAAGAATCCACGGTCTCAGGAAGTATTTCTAATACAGGTTCAATGTCTGCGGGTGATACAGGAATCGCGATTTTTTTCCACTCATTTATAACGGAAGGGATTTCTAATACAGGCCCACTGTCTGCGGCAAATGGTTCTGGGATTGTGGTGGAGGAATCCACAGTTTTGGAAGGTATTTCTAATACAAGTTCAATTTCTGCACATGATGCGGGGATTGCGGTTTTTTTTCACTCGCTTATAACAGAAGGTATTTCCAATGCAGGTATGATTTCTGCGACAGATGGTTCGGGGATTGTGGTCGAAGAGTCAACCATCTCAGGAAGCATTTCCAACGTAGGTTCAATTTCTGCGCACGATGCAGGGATTGCGGTTTTTTTTCATTCATTTGTAAGGGATATCTTTAATACAGGCCCGATTTCTACAATAAATGGTTCGGGAATTGTGGTTGAGGAATCAACCGTCTCAGGGAATATTTTCAATGCTGCTTTAGTTTTTGCACATGATGCAGGGATTGCGGTTTTTGGTCGCTCATCGGTGAGCGGAGGGATTTCTAACGCGGGTTTGCTTTCTGCGGCAACAGGCTCGGGGATTTTGGTTGAAGATTCAACTGTCTCACAGGGCATTTCTAACATGGGATTGATTTCTGCTCAGGATGCGGGAATTGCAATTTTTCGTGACTCGTCCATCACTGGGGGAATTTCTAACGGCGGAACCATTCAAGGCGGCCAATATGCTATTTTCGTGGATAATACAAGCCGTGTAAGTAAGCTGGATATTATCGGCCAAAGAGCTCGTATTATCGGGAATGTTTTTGCTGAGAATACCGACGTTAATATCACTGCCGGTGCTCATTTTACTAGCGAAGGTGCATTTAATGTGCAGAATTTTAATATCCAATCCGCTGCCTTTTTTAATATGGCTAACTCAATTACAACGGGAACCCTCGTTAACCGTGGTATCTTGTCCCTTGGAGTCCATTCCCAGTCTCTTGCGGGCACTGGTCATTATACCCAGGAAGCAACGGGACTCTTGCAAATCGGAGCTAAAAATACGACCAATTATGGTAAATTGTCCGCGGCAGGTACCGTTAACTTAACGAATAGTGGTGCCTTTGATGTACAACTAACATCTGATAGCTCTTTTCGATCAGGGAATGTCTTGTATAACGTCATCCGAGGTAATTTGCTGACGCCACCAACAGATGACTACACCGTTACGGACAACAGCTATCTTTGGACCTTTACCGCAGAAACCAATGCTGACAATGGCGTCAATCTTACTATCAAGCCTAATCCGGAAGCCTACTTTGCCTGCAGCGGAACTTATTGTGCCAATGCTGCATCGGTCATTATTGGACAAGTTACTTCTGGCAATACCAGTTTTAGTCCTTTTGTACCACTCCCAACGGCTACCGATTTTTGCACGGCTGCCGCTCAGTCAACGCCGGAGCTCTTCAATGAAAACATTCAGATTACTCGATTAATCTCGCGTTCGGTGATGGACAACTTGCCTATGTGGAGCACTCTTCATGGCCGGCCCATCGACGATAATATGCTTTATCAACCAGGACAATTTTGGTTAAAACCTTATGCTTCTTTCATCTCTCAACAACAACGTACTTCCGTTAATGGCTACCATGCTAATGCTTATGGGGTAATGTTTGGTAAAGACATGCAACTTCCCGACAATGGCATATTTGGCGCAGCGTTGGCTGGAGGCTATGATAAAGTGCAAGGGAAGACGGTGCTTGATGGCCAATCTATTAAGACTAATGCCTACCAAGCTTTTATCTACGCCACCAACTATTTTCCAAATAATGTTTATCTTACAGGCGAAGGCTCGCTCGGTCTCGGATTTAATAATTCAGAACGCTTTATGCCTTTATTTAACAGCACTGCGAAAGGTAATTACCATAGCTGGTTTACAAACTTCACTGCAGAGCTGGGCCGGGGCTATGCTTTAACTCAGCGATTGCTTTTTACTCCAGCTTTAAATGCTAGTTACATGTATGTCAATCAAACCGGTTTTACAGAAAATGGTTCTGTCATGGCTTTAAAGGTGCAAGGAAATAATAATAATTCCTTTCTCCTCGGCGCTGATACTCATCTTGCTTACCATGTAGCCACATCGTTCGCCTCACAATCTGTTATCCTGACAGCTCATGCCGGTATTGCTTATGACGTTCTAAATAATCAGCCTGTGACTGCCGCTACTTTCTTGGCTGGAGGGCCTACGTTTTCAACCTATGGTATTCAATACGATGATGTCATTTGCCGTGCAGGTATAGGCTTATCTCTAGGTAGACCCAAATCTCCCTTTTCACTGACTATGAAATATGATCTTCAGAATGGCAATGACGGTTACAGCGGATTCCTTTCCATGATACTTAAGTATAAAAATTAA
- a CDS encoding MFS transporter, which produces MWFLPLSFFALQFILRLWPGLMMQEIMAQFSIDAASFGLLAAFYYYGYAGMQIPMALLLEKFGTRTVVFTFALLCGMGALLFISTNNFYLALLSRFLIGCGSAVGFLGVSKVVSEWFSRVQYSKMIGFSFSVGLLGAIYGGKPLTQLISHHGGYYVGLLLAACSIGIGIFAYLILRAPRNLETVKTNTISLSHFSVLFSSWKLWVLALANLLMVGALEGFADVWGVPYLTTAYGFDKSDAALLISMIFMGMLFGGPVLAFLSKKLGNYAVIEACGIGLAVAFLGVLSNNINNAWLLGTLFFIIGLMCCYQVIVFAAGSTLVPYQYLGITVAFLNCINMFGGSFFHTLIGKSMDFYWEGTVTEFGLRHYSLQCYQHALVIIPVCALLGTVFIYWIHKNAKKQTNVQPMELNPGSSLN; this is translated from the coding sequence ATGTGGTTTCTTCCCCTATCGTTTTTTGCGCTGCAATTTATCTTACGTCTTTGGCCTGGATTGATGATGCAAGAAATAATGGCTCAGTTTTCAATTGACGCTGCCAGTTTTGGCCTATTAGCCGCATTTTATTACTATGGATATGCAGGAATGCAAATTCCCATGGCACTATTGCTTGAAAAATTTGGCACCAGAACCGTTGTTTTTACTTTTGCTCTACTCTGTGGAATGGGCGCTCTACTTTTTATCTCTACTAACAATTTTTACCTGGCTTTATTAAGCAGATTTTTAATTGGTTGTGGTTCAGCGGTCGGTTTTTTGGGAGTCTCCAAAGTTGTCTCGGAATGGTTTAGTCGGGTTCAATATTCCAAAATGATTGGATTTTCATTTAGTGTCGGTCTTTTAGGAGCGATCTATGGTGGCAAACCATTAACTCAATTAATCTCGCACCATGGTGGATACTATGTAGGATTATTACTTGCCGCATGCTCTATAGGAATAGGGATTTTTGCTTATTTGATTTTACGTGCTCCAAGAAATCTTGAAACAGTCAAAACTAATACCATAAGCCTCTCTCATTTTTCTGTTTTATTTTCTTCCTGGAAGTTATGGGTGTTGGCATTGGCTAATTTATTAATGGTGGGAGCTTTGGAGGGTTTTGCTGATGTTTGGGGTGTGCCCTATTTAACAACCGCCTATGGTTTTGATAAATCTGACGCGGCTCTACTCATCTCCATGATCTTTATGGGAATGCTCTTTGGCGGTCCAGTGCTTGCCTTCCTTAGTAAAAAGTTAGGAAACTATGCTGTGATAGAAGCTTGTGGAATTGGATTAGCCGTTGCTTTCCTTGGAGTACTCTCTAACAATATAAATAATGCATGGTTACTTGGCACTCTATTCTTTATTATAGGGCTGATGTGCTGTTATCAAGTCATTGTGTTTGCAGCAGGTTCCACACTCGTTCCTTATCAATATTTGGGAATAACGGTGGCCTTTTTAAATTGCATCAATATGTTTGGTGGCTCATTTTTTCATACCTTAATAGGTAAAAGCATGGACTTTTATTGGGAGGGAACCGTAACTGAATTTGGGTTGAGACACTACAGTCTTCAATGTTATCAACATGCGCTGGTCATTATTCCAGTGTGCGCTCTTTTGGGAACCGTATTCATTTATTGGATCCATAAGAATGCTAAGAAGCAAACGAATGTACAGCCTATGGAACTAAATCCAGGCTCTTCGTTGAATTAA
- the dinB gene encoding DNA polymerase IV: MNPTRKIIHIDMDCFYAAIEMRDFPELAHKPIAVGGDATRRGVIATCNYAARKFGVHSAMPTAHALKLCRELVLRPVRMDAYRKESQYIRTIFADYTTIIEPLSLDEAYLDVTASTQCHGSATWIAEEIRARIYQTRRLTASAGIAPNKSLAKIASDWYKPNGQMVIRPEDVAAFVLDLPVRKLFGVGPKMEEKLKALHIKTCADLQQYSVEYLLNKFGTMGRKLYELSRGIDNRPVNPERIRKSISVEETYPKDLPNSEACLAVLPELIARLEMRIQRADEIFGIHNLFVKLKFNNFQQTTVERVHDKLDLIILRQLIQEGFARKSIPVRLIGIGIKLKSENIPQNMQLPLFSL; the protein is encoded by the coding sequence ATGAATCCTACACGAAAAATCATTCATATCGACATGGACTGTTTTTATGCCGCAATTGAAATGCGTGATTTCCCTGAGCTTGCGCATAAACCTATCGCTGTAGGAGGAGATGCAACACGTCGTGGAGTCATAGCAACTTGTAATTATGCTGCCCGCAAATTTGGCGTACACTCCGCAATGCCAACGGCACATGCACTTAAACTTTGTCGTGAATTAGTCTTGCGTCCAGTACGTATGGATGCGTATCGCAAGGAAAGCCAATATATTAGAACCATATTCGCAGACTATACAACCATCATTGAACCACTATCATTAGATGAAGCTTATCTTGATGTTACTGCATCCACACAATGTCATGGAAGTGCTACTTGGATCGCCGAGGAAATACGTGCCCGAATTTATCAAACAAGACGACTCACGGCGAGTGCAGGCATTGCCCCCAATAAAAGTCTTGCCAAGATTGCCAGTGATTGGTATAAACCTAATGGTCAAATGGTTATCAGACCAGAAGATGTTGCAGCGTTTGTTCTTGATTTACCAGTACGAAAATTGTTTGGCGTCGGCCCGAAAATGGAAGAAAAACTGAAAGCACTCCATATTAAAACCTGCGCTGATTTGCAACAATATTCCGTAGAATATTTGCTAAATAAATTTGGTACGATGGGTCGCAAACTGTACGAATTATCACGAGGAATTGATAATCGTCCCGTCAATCCTGAACGGATTCGAAAGTCTATCAGCGTTGAAGAGACTTATCCAAAAGATTTACCAAATAGCGAAGCATGCTTAGCGGTTTTACCAGAACTGATTGCACGGCTTGAAATGCGAATACAACGTGCAGATGAAATCTTCGGTATTCATAATCTGTTTGTAAAATTAAAGTTTAATAATTTCCAGCAAACGACTGTTGAACGGGTTCATGACAAACTTGACCTCATCATTTTGCGTCAATTAATACAAGAAGGTTTTGCCAGAAAATCCATTCCAGTACGATTGATAGGCATAGGGATTAAATTGAAATCAGAAAATATACCTCAAAATATGCAATTGCCATTATTTAGCTTATAA
- a CDS encoding acetamidase/formamidase family protein gives MLNKIQMFSLLIITVFFSTVSAETYKVPATENTVTLGLFILDKPPVIKVHSGDSVSLETWNSCLHAMVFNKTTSADLAKFYTKYDIQKRRGMHSLTGPVYIEEAEPGDVLEIRVLDIKLNDFGYNFLSPTQGILSEFIKPRIMYFKYDKENNTTEFTKGICLHLKPFPGIIAVAPPTDWPDGWPVHMETHMGQPIPGQFNSVPPGPFGGNLDQPSLQVGSILYLPVFQKGALVWTGDSHAMQSNGEIDVTALETSYEGITLQFIVRKDLKAEGVFDKTKRNGNSLFTWPIVENSNEWIVMGLHENLFEAMQLASQNAIGLLVHTQGFSPQESYQFLSLVGNFDIPEAVNVIKNVAVHIPKEIFKTFGKTTTLCSEGKFPLTTPKINKNVTCVPQEGKIIQ, from the coding sequence ATGCTAAATAAAATCCAAATGTTCTCTTTATTAATAATCACTGTGTTTTTTTCTACTGTTTCGGCAGAAACTTATAAAGTCCCAGCAACAGAAAATACAGTAACTCTAGGCCTTTTTATCCTGGATAAGCCCCCTGTCATTAAAGTTCACTCTGGAGATTCTGTTTCGCTAGAAACATGGAATAGCTGCTTGCATGCAATGGTCTTTAATAAAACAACATCCGCCGATCTTGCAAAATTCTATACTAAGTATGATATTCAAAAACGCCGTGGCATGCATAGCCTGACTGGTCCAGTTTATATTGAAGAAGCCGAACCAGGCGATGTGCTTGAGATTCGAGTGTTAGATATCAAATTAAATGATTTTGGCTATAACTTTTTAAGTCCCACTCAAGGGATTTTATCCGAGTTTATCAAACCCAGAATCATGTACTTTAAATATGATAAAGAAAATAATACAACTGAATTCACCAAGGGCATATGCTTACATCTAAAGCCATTTCCAGGAATTATCGCAGTAGCTCCCCCTACAGATTGGCCTGATGGGTGGCCTGTGCATATGGAAACCCACATGGGCCAACCCATCCCAGGGCAATTCAATTCAGTCCCGCCTGGTCCTTTTGGAGGTAACTTAGATCAACCAAGTTTACAGGTGGGTTCTATCCTTTATTTGCCTGTTTTTCAAAAAGGGGCTTTGGTTTGGACTGGTGATTCCCATGCCATGCAAAGTAATGGTGAAATTGATGTCACAGCCCTTGAGACCTCTTATGAAGGAATTACCTTGCAATTTATTGTAAGAAAAGATCTGAAAGCCGAAGGAGTATTTGATAAAACCAAGCGCAATGGAAACAGTTTATTCACCTGGCCAATTGTCGAAAACTCTAATGAATGGATTGTAATGGGGTTGCATGAAAACTTATTTGAAGCCATGCAGCTTGCCTCTCAAAATGCAATTGGCCTTTTAGTACACACTCAAGGGTTCTCCCCACAAGAAAGTTACCAGTTTTTAAGTCTGGTAGGAAATTTCGACATTCCTGAAGCAGTCAATGTCATTAAAAACGTAGCCGTCCACATCCCTAAAGAAATCTTTAAAACTTTCGGGAAAACAACCACGCTTTGCTCTGAAGGTAAATTTCCTCTAACAACACCAAAAATCAATAAAAATGTGACTTGTGTGCCTCAAGAAGGAAAAATTATTCAATAA